The following proteins come from a genomic window of Mycobacterium sp. DL:
- a CDS encoding NAD(P)-binding domain-containing protein, which yields MSELPVVVIGAGPQGLAAAAHLLERGLQPVVLESGAVPGAAVAQWSNVRTFSPWPELVDAAATRLLAPLGWSAPPTGYPTGGEWISGYLTPLADALGDRVRYRTRVTGVSRQGHDRVLSKDREDAPFVVHVVDQDGRESTLAARAVVDASGTWEHPNPAGADGLPALGERDAAAAGVLSYTPPSPGDSIAWADGHVVIVGSGHSAMTAVIELAEVARQHPATRITWVLRRGTIGDTFGGGESDALPQRGALGTRAHAAVDAGLVQMVTGFRTERIAVEGGRATVIAEDGRAIAPADHVVALTGFRPDLSFLSELRLELDPILQAPIKLAPEIDPNIHSCGSVPPHGAAELAHPEEPGLFVVGMKSYGRAPTFLALAGYEQVRSVAAELAGDHSGARRVELVLPETGVCSGAGLSDASAESTQGGSGAPATAEAPPLSLARNPIDA from the coding sequence ATGTCTGAGTTGCCTGTTGTTGTCATCGGCGCCGGCCCCCAGGGGTTGGCCGCGGCCGCGCACCTGCTGGAGCGCGGGTTGCAACCCGTGGTTCTCGAGTCGGGCGCCGTTCCCGGCGCCGCGGTGGCACAGTGGTCAAACGTGCGCACGTTCTCCCCGTGGCCGGAACTGGTCGATGCGGCGGCGACCCGGTTGCTCGCACCACTCGGGTGGTCCGCACCCCCGACCGGTTACCCCACCGGCGGCGAGTGGATCAGTGGCTACCTGACGCCACTGGCCGACGCACTGGGTGATCGTGTCCGCTACCGCACCCGGGTGACCGGGGTGTCGCGACAAGGGCACGACCGAGTGCTGAGCAAAGACCGCGAGGACGCGCCGTTCGTGGTGCACGTCGTCGACCAGGATGGGCGCGAATCGACACTGGCGGCCCGCGCGGTCGTCGACGCCTCCGGCACCTGGGAACATCCGAATCCCGCTGGTGCCGACGGACTCCCAGCGCTCGGCGAGCGGGATGCCGCCGCCGCGGGTGTCCTGTCGTACACGCCGCCGTCACCCGGGGACTCGATTGCGTGGGCGGACGGACACGTCGTGATCGTCGGCAGCGGTCACTCGGCGATGACGGCGGTCATCGAGTTGGCCGAGGTGGCCCGTCAGCACCCCGCGACCCGCATCACCTGGGTCCTTCGTCGCGGCACGATCGGAGACACGTTCGGCGGCGGGGAGTCGGATGCTCTGCCGCAGCGAGGCGCGCTGGGCACCCGCGCCCACGCCGCGGTGGACGCAGGTCTGGTGCAGATGGTCACCGGGTTCCGAACCGAGCGCATCGCCGTGGAGGGCGGTAGGGCGACGGTCATCGCCGAGGACGGACGAGCAATCGCGCCCGCCGACCATGTGGTGGCGCTGACCGGCTTCCGCCCGGACCTGTCGTTCCTGTCCGAGCTGCGCCTGGAACTCGATCCCATCCTGCAGGCGCCGATCAAACTGGCGCCCGAGATCGACCCCAACATCCATTCGTGCGGGAGCGTGCCCCCGCACGGCGCCGCCGAGCTGGCCCATCCCGAGGAGCCGGGCCTGTTCGTCGTCGGGATGAAGTCCTACGGTCGGGCCCCGACGTTCCTCGCGCTGGCCGGCTACGAACAGGTGCGCAGCGTGGCGGCCGAGCTCGCCGGCGATCACAGCGGCGCCCGGCGGGTCGAGCTGGTGCTGCCCGAAACCGGAGTGTGCAGCGGCGCCGGCCTGTCTGACGCATCTGCCGAGTCGACTCAGGGCGGCTCCGGCGCACCCGCCACAGCCGAAGCGCCGCCGCTATCGTTGGCGCGCAATCCGATTGACGCATGA
- a CDS encoding metalloregulator ArsR/SmtB family transcription factor produces MWHDGVMASPVTLAPVRGVEACCSPVTGGILADVAADQLAAVFKAMADPARVKLLSLIAASDAGEACVCDLTVPLGLSQPTVSHHMKLLVGAGLVEREQRGKWAYYRVNDAALERLAALIAPRR; encoded by the coding sequence GTGTGGCATGATGGCGTCATGGCCAGCCCCGTGACTCTTGCGCCCGTTCGTGGAGTAGAGGCGTGTTGCTCCCCGGTGACCGGTGGAATCCTGGCCGATGTGGCGGCCGACCAACTCGCTGCCGTCTTCAAGGCGATGGCCGATCCGGCCCGGGTCAAGCTGTTGTCACTGATCGCTGCCAGCGATGCCGGCGAGGCGTGTGTGTGTGACCTGACGGTGCCACTCGGCCTCAGTCAGCCGACCGTGTCACACCACATGAAGTTGCTTGTCGGAGCCGGGCTCGTCGAGCGCGAACAACGCGGCAAGTGGGCGTACTACCGCGTCAATGATGCTGCGCTGGAACGCCTTGCGGCCTTGATCGCGCCCAGACGATAG
- the arsD gene encoding arsenite efflux transporter metallochaperone ArsD, translating to MSKVEVFEPALCCATGVCGEDVDQQLVMFSADLDFVASRGGDVARYNLASEPGTFAENHTVRAFLQVAGSEGLPLILVDGITAMTGRYPDRNQLAAWAGVEPAVATNLLEDTTSGDSCCSSDSPDTSGCC from the coding sequence ATGAGCAAGGTCGAGGTATTCGAACCCGCGCTGTGTTGCGCGACGGGGGTCTGCGGCGAGGATGTCGACCAGCAATTGGTGATGTTCTCAGCGGATCTCGACTTCGTCGCCAGCCGCGGCGGCGACGTCGCCCGCTACAACCTGGCGAGTGAACCGGGCACGTTCGCCGAGAACCACACAGTGCGGGCGTTTCTGCAGGTTGCCGGCTCCGAAGGATTGCCGTTGATCCTGGTCGACGGCATCACCGCGATGACGGGGCGCTATCCCGACCGCAACCAACTGGCCGCTTGGGCCGGTGTTGAACCGGCAGTCGCAACAAATCTGCTGGAGGATACGACTTCCGGCGACAGCTGCTGCAGCAGCGACAGTCCCGACACCTCCGGCTGCTGCTGA
- a CDS encoding low molecular weight phosphatase family protein has translation MAAGLMRQLAGDRVDVHSAGTKPGTAVNALSAESLGELGIDISDQTPKPVDPQLVADVDVVVILGREAQLDPVPGTEFQNWDTDEPSERGIDGIERMRLVRDDIAARVRRLADQLSTPSSTPSEEPVQ, from the coding sequence ATGGCGGCCGGGCTGATGCGCCAGCTCGCCGGCGACCGGGTCGATGTGCACTCCGCCGGCACCAAACCGGGAACAGCAGTCAACGCGCTGTCGGCGGAAAGCCTCGGCGAGCTCGGGATCGACATCAGCGATCAAACACCCAAACCTGTTGATCCACAACTGGTTGCGGATGTCGACGTGGTCGTGATCCTGGGTCGGGAAGCTCAGCTGGACCCAGTCCCCGGCACCGAATTCCAGAACTGGGACACCGACGAACCGTCCGAGCGCGGCATAGACGGCATCGAGCGGATGCGGCTGGTGCGCGACGACATCGCCGCCCGGGTCCGCCGGCTTGCCGACCAGCTCAGCACCCCGTCGTCGACACCATCGGAGGAGCCCGTTCAATGA
- a CDS encoding metalloregulator ArsR/SmtB family transcription factor, with product MSKSSLLLRAGDSIGLAALDEDTSDRLARMFKALGDPVRLRLLSLIAGNPGGEACVCDISTTFNLTQPTISHHLKVLRSAGILASERRGSWVYYRAIPEALQQLSLILQIDEGEATPSDACVEETVS from the coding sequence ATGTCGAAATCATCCCTGCTGCTGCGCGCCGGCGACTCCATCGGCCTTGCCGCACTCGACGAGGACACGTCCGACCGCCTCGCCCGGATGTTCAAGGCGCTGGGCGACCCGGTGCGCCTGCGCCTGTTGAGCCTGATCGCCGGCAACCCCGGCGGGGAGGCGTGCGTCTGCGACATCTCCACCACGTTCAACCTGACCCAGCCGACGATTTCCCACCATCTCAAAGTGCTTCGATCCGCCGGAATCCTCGCCAGTGAGCGGCGCGGCTCCTGGGTTTACTACCGGGCGATTCCCGAAGCACTGCAGCAGCTTTCGCTGATCCTTCAGATCGACGAGGGCGAAGCCACCCCATCCGATGCCTGTGTCGAGGAGACCGTGTCATGA
- a CDS encoding arsenate reductase ArsC — protein sequence MTDNIAPEAHPHLRHDLSIDQRLAMTSAATQLEKEFDGIYGVETIERFLHSSYDQFAGHAKIPNFLPLLAERFARQRLRALAKVEGKHHDGKPTVLFLCTHNAGRSQMAMGFFTQMAGDAAVAWSGGSEPGHEVNPAAVAAMAERGIDISREYPKPWTDEIVRAADVIITMGCGDACPVFPGLRYEEWKLDDPAGQSVDDVRPIRDEIEQRVRTLLTELGVSVAG from the coding sequence ATGACCGACAACATCGCCCCCGAGGCCCATCCGCACCTTCGACACGACCTGTCCATCGACCAGCGCCTGGCGATGACGTCCGCCGCAACCCAGCTGGAGAAGGAGTTCGACGGCATCTACGGCGTCGAGACCATCGAACGCTTCCTGCATTCGTCCTACGATCAGTTCGCCGGGCACGCCAAGATTCCGAACTTCCTACCCCTGCTCGCCGAACGCTTTGCCCGGCAACGCCTTCGGGCGCTGGCCAAGGTGGAGGGCAAGCATCACGACGGAAAGCCGACCGTGCTGTTCCTGTGCACCCACAACGCCGGACGGTCACAGATGGCAATGGGCTTCTTCACCCAGATGGCCGGCGACGCCGCCGTTGCCTGGTCAGGCGGCTCCGAACCGGGCCACGAGGTCAACCCCGCGGCAGTCGCGGCGATGGCCGAGCGTGGTATCGACATCTCTCGCGAATACCCCAAGCCGTGGACCGATGAGATCGTGCGCGCCGCCGACGTGATCATCACGATGGGGTGCGGCGACGCCTGCCCGGTGTTCCCCGGGCTCCGCTACGAAGAGTGGAAGCTCGACGATCCCGCCGGTCAGAGCGTCGACGACGTCAGGCCGATCCGCGACGAGATCGAACAACGGGTACGCACACTCCTGACCGAACTCGGGGTCTCGGTCGCAGGATGA
- a CDS encoding helix-turn-helix domain-containing protein, with product MSIEVKPDDAQRVAVFAALADRARLAIVDHLLLADASPSELRTVLNMQSNLLAHHLGVLKRAGVVRQSRSEADGRRFYLRLDHHALESLVPTAERGAARVVFVCTQNSARSQLAAAIWNRHSEVPATSAGTRPAARIHPGAVSAARRHHLHLRPQTPRHLGDVLNSGDLVIAVCDSAHEELPTELTRLHWSVADPARTERAGAFDTAVDDLSERIHHLVPTVKTA from the coding sequence ATGTCTATTGAGGTAAAACCAGACGACGCACAGCGGGTCGCCGTCTTCGCCGCGCTCGCGGACCGGGCACGTCTGGCGATCGTCGATCACCTGCTGCTGGCCGACGCGTCGCCGTCGGAGTTGCGCACGGTGCTGAACATGCAGTCCAACCTGCTCGCCCATCACCTGGGCGTGCTCAAGCGGGCGGGTGTTGTTCGCCAGTCCCGCTCCGAGGCCGACGGGCGACGGTTCTATCTACGGCTCGATCACCACGCCCTCGAGAGCCTTGTCCCCACGGCCGAACGCGGCGCTGCACGCGTGGTGTTCGTCTGCACCCAGAACTCCGCCCGCAGCCAACTCGCCGCGGCGATCTGGAACCGACACAGCGAAGTGCCCGCCACCTCCGCCGGCACCCGCCCGGCGGCGCGCATCCATCCCGGTGCCGTGTCGGCCGCCCGCCGCCACCACCTGCACCTGCGCCCGCAGACCCCGCGCCATCTCGGCGATGTCCTGAACTCCGGCGATCTCGTCATCGCCGTCTGCGATAGCGCGCACGAGGAACTCCCGACCGAACTCACTCGCCTGCACTGGTCGGTGGCCGACCCCGCGCGCACCGAGAGGGCCGGCGCCTTCGATACCGCCGTCGACGACCTCAGCGAACGAATCCACCATCTTGTGCCCACCGTGAAGACCGCCTGA
- the pstS gene encoding phosphate ABC transporter substrate-binding protein PstS — MKAKRTGAAVSLLAAGALLLSACGSDNNTAATGSGEGGSEPAGDCGGKESLKASGSSAQANAMTRFINAYEQDCPGYTLNYTSSGSGAGVSEFLGGQTDFGGSDSPLNAEKGEVDRAMERCGGNPAWNLPAVFGPIAMTYNLEGVDTLALDGPTLGKIFNGTVTTWDAPEIAALNEGVTLPAQPINVIFRSDESGTTDNFQQYLDAASDGAWGKGAGKSFAGGVGEGAKGNEGTSAAIASTPGSITYNEWSFAKAQNLSIAQIITSAGPEPVELSTETAGKAIDGVKFKGEGNDLVLDTTSFYMPTEPGSYPIVLAAYEIVCSEYPDPEVATAVKAFMHSALGNGQTGLEDNGYIPVPEAFKTRLTEAVDSINATA; from the coding sequence GTGAAGGCCAAACGAACTGGTGCCGCAGTGAGCCTGCTGGCCGCCGGCGCTCTGCTGCTGTCTGCGTGCGGCAGCGACAACAACACCGCAGCTACGGGATCCGGCGAGGGCGGCTCGGAGCCGGCCGGGGACTGCGGCGGCAAGGAGTCGCTGAAGGCCAGTGGTTCGTCCGCGCAGGCCAACGCGATGACGCGGTTCATCAACGCCTACGAGCAGGACTGCCCCGGATACACCCTGAACTACACCTCCAGCGGATCCGGCGCGGGTGTCTCGGAGTTCCTCGGCGGACAGACCGACTTCGGCGGCTCGGATTCGCCGCTGAACGCCGAGAAGGGTGAGGTCGACCGCGCCATGGAGCGTTGCGGTGGCAATCCGGCATGGAACCTTCCCGCAGTGTTCGGACCCATCGCCATGACCTACAACCTCGAGGGTGTGGACACCCTGGCGCTCGACGGCCCGACCCTGGGCAAGATCTTCAACGGCACCGTCACCACATGGGACGCCCCCGAGATCGCGGCACTGAACGAGGGCGTGACCCTGCCCGCTCAACCGATCAATGTGATCTTCCGCAGCGACGAGTCGGGCACCACCGACAACTTCCAGCAGTACCTCGATGCGGCCTCCGACGGCGCATGGGGCAAGGGCGCGGGCAAGTCGTTCGCCGGCGGCGTCGGCGAAGGCGCCAAGGGCAACGAGGGCACCTCGGCGGCCATCGCGAGCACCCCGGGATCGATCACCTACAACGAGTGGTCGTTCGCCAAGGCGCAGAACCTGTCCATCGCCCAGATCATCACCTCGGCGGGACCGGAGCCGGTCGAACTGAGCACGGAGACCGCCGGTAAGGCGATCGACGGAGTGAAGTTCAAGGGTGAGGGCAACGACCTGGTGCTCGACACCACGTCGTTCTACATGCCGACCGAACCGGGTTCGTACCCGATCGTGCTCGCCGCGTACGAGATCGTGTGCTCGGAGTACCCGGACCCCGAGGTCGCCACCGCGGTCAAGGCGTTCATGCACTCGGCTCTCGGCAACGGTCAGACCGGTCTCGAGGACAACGGCTACATCCCGGTGCCCGAGGCGTTCAAGACCCGCCTGACCGAGGCCGTCGACTCCATCAACGCGACGGCCTAG
- the pstC gene encoding phosphate ABC transporter permease subunit PstC, with translation MPTTTGKGSALRQGGGRWGDTVFKSIAIAAGATIIGAIALMALFLIIKAIPSLQANQANFLFSTEFLTSDSTNLRFGIRDLFMVTVLSSLFALVIAVPIAIGIAAFLTNYAPKQLARPFAMLVDLLAAVPSIVFGLWGIFVLAPWLTPVATFLNDSLGWFFLFSEGNVSLAGGGTIFTAGIVLAVMILPIITSVTREVFALTPRGHVEAAQALGATKWEVIRMTVFPYGRSGMIAASMLGLGRALGETIAILIILRTAAQAGSWSLFDGGYTFASKIASAAAEFSSPLPTGAYIAAGFVLFALTFVVNALARAAAGGRVSGG, from the coding sequence ATGCCAACCACAACTGGAAAGGGGTCTGCGTTGAGGCAGGGCGGCGGACGTTGGGGCGACACCGTCTTCAAGTCCATCGCGATCGCCGCCGGGGCCACCATCATCGGCGCCATCGCGCTGATGGCGCTGTTCCTCATCATCAAGGCGATCCCGTCGCTGCAGGCCAACCAGGCCAACTTCCTGTTCAGCACCGAGTTCCTCACCAGCGACTCCACCAACCTGCGCTTCGGCATCCGTGATCTGTTCATGGTCACGGTGCTCAGTTCGTTGTTCGCGCTGGTCATCGCCGTACCCATCGCGATCGGCATCGCGGCCTTTTTGACCAACTACGCGCCCAAGCAGTTGGCGCGGCCCTTCGCGATGCTGGTCGATCTCCTGGCGGCGGTGCCCTCCATCGTCTTCGGCCTGTGGGGCATCTTCGTGCTCGCCCCCTGGTTGACACCCGTGGCGACCTTCCTCAACGACAGCCTGGGGTGGTTCTTCCTGTTCTCGGAGGGCAACGTGTCCCTGGCGGGCGGCGGAACCATCTTCACCGCGGGAATCGTGCTCGCGGTGATGATCCTGCCGATCATCACCTCGGTCACCCGTGAGGTTTTTGCCCTCACTCCGCGCGGTCACGTGGAGGCCGCTCAGGCCCTCGGCGCGACCAAGTGGGAAGTCATCCGGATGACGGTGTTCCCGTACGGCCGTAGCGGCATGATCGCTGCGTCGATGCTGGGCCTGGGCCGCGCGCTCGGTGAGACGATCGCCATCCTGATCATCCTGCGCACCGCCGCGCAGGCCGGTTCCTGGTCGCTGTTCGACGGCGGCTACACGTTCGCATCCAAGATCGCCTCGGCGGCAGCTGAATTCAGCTCTCCGCTGCCGACAGGTGCTTACATCGCCGCCGGCTTCGTGCTGTTCGCGCTGACGTTCGTCGTCAACGCGCTGGCTCGTGCAGCGGCCGGCGGAAGGGTTAGTGGAGGATGA
- the pstA gene encoding phosphate ABC transporter permease PstA translates to MTATLDQAVKGPTFHPVSANRKFKNGLATTLFTASFVIAMIPLVWLIYTVLAKGITAITSSTWWTNSLSGVLPEQMAGGVYHAIYGTLIQAAIAAVLSVPLGVMAAVYLVEYGRGRFAKVTTFMVDILAGVPSIVAALFIFALWISTLGFEQSAFAVSLALVLLMLPVVVRNTEEMLKLVPDELREASYALGIPKWKTIVRVVVPTALPGMISGILLALARVMGETAPVLVLVGYSRSINMDAFEGNMASLPLLIFTELVNPEAAGVLRVWGAALTLIVIIAALYIAAAFVNRYLTRNRV, encoded by the coding sequence ATGACGGCAACACTCGACCAGGCAGTGAAGGGACCCACCTTCCACCCGGTCAGCGCCAACCGCAAGTTCAAGAACGGCCTTGCGACAACACTGTTCACCGCGTCGTTCGTGATCGCGATGATCCCGTTGGTCTGGCTGATCTACACGGTTCTGGCCAAGGGCATCACCGCGATTACCTCGTCGACGTGGTGGACGAACTCGCTGTCCGGCGTGCTGCCGGAGCAGATGGCCGGTGGCGTCTACCACGCGATCTACGGCACTCTCATCCAGGCCGCGATCGCTGCGGTCCTGTCGGTGCCATTGGGCGTCATGGCCGCGGTGTACCTCGTCGAATACGGTCGCGGCCGGTTCGCCAAGGTCACCACGTTCATGGTCGACATCCTCGCCGGCGTGCCGTCGATCGTGGCGGCACTCTTCATCTTCGCGCTGTGGATCTCGACCCTGGGCTTCGAGCAGAGCGCCTTCGCGGTATCGCTGGCCCTGGTGTTGCTGATGCTGCCCGTCGTCGTCCGCAACACCGAGGAGATGCTGAAACTCGTCCCCGACGAGTTGCGGGAAGCGTCCTACGCCTTGGGTATTCCGAAATGGAAGACCATCGTTCGGGTCGTCGTCCCCACCGCACTGCCGGGCATGATCAGTGGCATCCTGCTGGCGCTGGCCAGGGTGATGGGTGAGACGGCTCCGGTGCTGGTGCTGGTCGGTTACAGCCGGTCCATCAACATGGACGCCTTCGAGGGCAACATGGCGTCGTTGCCCCTGCTGATCTTCACCGAGTTGGTCAACCCGGAAGCTGCCGGTGTGTTGCGCGTGTGGGGCGCTGCGCTGACCCTGATCGTGATCATCGCGGCGCTGTACATCGCCGCGGCATTCGTCAACCGTTATCTGACGCGGAACAGAGTTTAG
- the pstB gene encoding phosphate ABC transporter ATP-binding protein PstB gives MAKRLDLKDLNIYYGSFHAVADVGLSVTPRSVTAFIGPSGCGKSTVLRTLNRMHEVLPGARVEGSVLLDGEDIYASGIDPVSVRKTIGMVFQRPNPFPTMSIRDNVVAGLKLQGARKNLDEVAERSLKGANLWNEVKDRLDKPGGGLSGGQQQRLCIARAIAVQPDVLLMDEPCSALDPISTLAIEDLISELKQDYTIVIVTHNMQQAARVSDQTAFFNLEATGKPGRLVEIDETEKIFSNPTQKATEDYISGRFG, from the coding sequence ATGGCCAAGCGGCTGGATCTCAAAGATCTCAACATCTACTACGGTTCGTTCCACGCCGTCGCCGACGTGGGTTTGTCGGTCACGCCGCGCAGTGTCACGGCGTTCATCGGCCCGTCGGGCTGCGGTAAGTCGACCGTGCTGCGCACGCTGAACCGGATGCACGAGGTGCTGCCCGGTGCCCGGGTGGAGGGTTCGGTGCTGCTGGACGGCGAGGACATCTACGCCTCCGGCATCGACCCGGTGAGTGTCCGCAAGACGATCGGCATGGTGTTCCAGCGGCCGAACCCGTTCCCCACCATGTCGATTCGCGACAACGTGGTAGCCGGGCTGAAGCTGCAGGGGGCACGCAAGAACCTCGACGAGGTCGCCGAGCGGTCCCTCAAGGGCGCCAACCTGTGGAACGAGGTCAAGGACCGGTTGGACAAGCCCGGCGGCGGTCTGTCCGGCGGTCAGCAGCAGCGACTGTGCATCGCCCGCGCCATCGCCGTGCAGCCTGACGTGCTGCTGATGGACGAGCCGTGCTCGGCGCTCGACCCGATCTCGACACTGGCGATCGAGGACCTGATCTCAGAACTGAAGCAGGATTACACGATCGTCATCGTCACGCACAACATGCAGCAGGCGGCGCGTGTCAGCGATCAGACGGCGTTCTTCAACCTCGAGGCCACCGGCAAGCCCGGCCGCCTCGTCGAGATCGACGAAACCGAGAAGATCTTCTCCAACCCGACCCAGAAGGCCACCGAGGACTACATCTCCGGTCGGTTCGGCTAG
- the phoU gene encoding phosphate signaling complex protein PhoU: MRTAYHEQLDALSSQLGEMCGLAGLAMERATQALLQADLALAEQVITDHEKIAAMSVRAEESAFVLLALQAPVAGDLRSVVSSIQIVADVDRMGALALHVAKIARRRHPQHALPEEVNGYFAEMGRLAVELGQSAQEVLISRDPEKAARIREEDDAMDDLHRHLFSVLMDREWKHGVAAAVDITLLGRFYERFADHAVEVARRVIFQVTGSNPDETELPLPR; the protein is encoded by the coding sequence ATGCGAACCGCGTACCACGAACAACTTGATGCCCTGAGCAGCCAACTCGGCGAGATGTGCGGCTTGGCCGGGCTCGCCATGGAGCGGGCCACCCAGGCCCTGCTGCAGGCTGATCTGGCGCTTGCCGAGCAGGTGATCACCGATCACGAGAAGATCGCCGCGATGAGCGTGCGCGCCGAGGAGAGCGCCTTCGTTCTGCTCGCGCTGCAGGCGCCGGTGGCCGGGGATCTGCGGTCCGTCGTGAGTTCCATCCAGATCGTCGCCGACGTCGACCGGATGGGCGCGCTGGCACTGCACGTCGCCAAGATCGCCCGCCGCCGCCACCCTCAGCATGCGCTGCCGGAGGAGGTCAACGGGTACTTCGCCGAAATGGGCCGGCTCGCAGTCGAACTCGGACAGAGCGCCCAAGAGGTGCTGATCTCCCGGGACCCGGAGAAGGCCGCCCGGATCCGTGAAGAAGACGATGCGATGGACGATCTGCACCGGCACCTGTTCTCGGTGCTGATGGACCGCGAATGGAAGCACGGCGTCGCCGCCGCCGTCGACATCACGCTGCTGGGCAGGTTCTACGAACGCTTCGCCGACCACGCGGTCGAGGTGGCCCGTCGCGTCATCTTCCAGGTCACCGGCAGCAACCCCGACGAAACGGAGCTGCCGCTACCTCGTTGA